In a genomic window of Aggregatimonas sangjinii:
- a CDS encoding GPW/gp25 family protein encodes MAKPYYQAPFDFKRFFEKKELKKLSLRDSISQFMSVIITTYFEEYSFDEGFGSEIWETDFDLLVNANVLKEQIKKSLSKQIVKYEKRLSHIDLNIELMESLSSKTNKVRLKKYLYITIRGTIVKTDEPFVFTGDYYLAPLSYK; translated from the coding sequence ATGGCGAAACCTTATTATCAGGCACCTTTTGATTTTAAGCGGTTTTTTGAGAAAAAAGAACTCAAAAAACTGTCTTTGCGTGATTCCATTTCCCAGTTTATGAGCGTTATCATCACCACTTATTTCGAGGAATATTCCTTTGACGAGGGTTTTGGGAGTGAAATATGGGAAACCGATTTTGACCTGTTGGTCAATGCCAACGTCCTCAAAGAGCAGATTAAAAAATCGCTCTCCAAACAAATCGTAAAGTATGAGAAACGACTATCGCATATCGATTTGAATATTGAATTAATGGAGAGTCTATCGTCTAAAACCAACAAGGTGCGTCTTAAAAAATACCTCTACATTACGATTAGGGGCACGATTGTAAAGACTGACGAGCCATTTGTTTTTACCGGGGATTATTACTTGGCGCCTTTGTCCTATAAATAA
- a CDS encoding AAA family ATPase — protein sequence MNTELEKAIHIATQLAEEYQQESFGPAHLVKAALNRDLSLLRFLHEKGVDVYFIEEWADVNIEGHPKRTSRTMDVRASSEAKTVFVEAEEVQHKLNRPEVDLVCLFISAITPGVGFSFDQLKSLPVSSTELLDSLSSGKKTGTAAKPNGSAVTDYTSDADVLKKYTTDLLVEASQGFYDHIINRDRELKQIAEIISRKSKPNVIIQGESGVGKTVLVQNLAKEIHAGKIVENLQQASLLEIDTSVLLSGTSYKGEVEDRLQEIFNEAKNLVKPILFIDDFHSLLQDASASQGILNVIKSELNKGEVILVGATTSDNHRKYIANDDALSRRFESVTVEEPDNEMAFRILQSVGQTYSDHHDLEVNEEALRESIRLSKRYLKEKSLPDSALDLVDRTMAAANVSTQSLPGDLEDLNAKVAEVQKAAKKQLESDSIQAIDWVYIELKNRLSPIVLGKFDTEDALRFPTYKEKVEYVNSILVSVKEHAKKTRTGISEEDLAAMVSGITGIPAGKVQTQERERLLEMEATLKKRVIGQDNAIQTVSEAIIESRSGLSKAGQPIGSFFFSGPTGTGKTELAKSLAEFLFNDETAIIRFDMSEFKEEHSAALLYGAPPGYVGYEEGGVLVNKIRQKPYAIVLFDEIEKAHQSVFDVFLQILDEGKLNDRLGKVGDFSNAVILFTSNIGSDFISKSIEGGKVPKSDELLEIMASYFRPEFLGRITEIVPFAPISEKNAPTIFDLHLKKELLVLTERLGITLEIDKKTKEHLSLDGFSPTYGVRPLKAVIRNKLKRPLSKMIISGAIKAPQKVKVTLVKGELDFKVVK from the coding sequence ATGAATACCGAATTAGAAAAGGCCATACACATTGCGACGCAGCTAGCCGAAGAGTACCAACAGGAGAGCTTTGGTCCCGCACATTTGGTGAAAGCTGCTTTGAACAGGGACCTATCCCTGCTCCGATTTTTGCATGAAAAAGGTGTAGATGTCTATTTTATAGAGGAATGGGCCGACGTAAACATCGAAGGCCACCCCAAACGCACGAGCCGTACGATGGACGTTCGCGCAAGTTCCGAGGCGAAGACCGTTTTCGTAGAGGCCGAGGAGGTACAGCACAAACTCAATAGACCGGAAGTAGACCTGGTCTGCCTCTTTATATCGGCGATTACCCCTGGGGTCGGTTTTAGTTTCGATCAGCTCAAATCATTACCGGTCAGTAGCACCGAACTTTTGGATAGTCTTTCTTCCGGAAAAAAAACAGGAACTGCAGCCAAACCGAATGGCAGTGCTGTAACTGATTACACCTCGGATGCCGATGTACTCAAAAAATATACTACTGATTTATTGGTCGAAGCATCCCAAGGATTTTACGATCACATTATCAATAGAGACCGGGAGCTAAAGCAGATTGCCGAAATCATAAGCCGTAAGTCAAAACCCAATGTCATCATACAAGGCGAATCCGGAGTAGGCAAAACCGTCTTGGTCCAGAATCTAGCGAAAGAGATTCATGCCGGGAAAATCGTGGAAAACCTACAACAAGCAAGTTTGTTGGAAATAGATACTTCCGTTTTATTGTCGGGGACTTCCTATAAAGGTGAGGTTGAAGACAGATTGCAGGAAATTTTCAACGAGGCCAAAAATCTGGTAAAACCGATTCTGTTTATCGATGATTTTCATTCCCTGTTACAGGATGCATCCGCCAGTCAGGGCATATTAAACGTGATTAAGTCGGAATTGAATAAAGGGGAAGTCATTCTTGTTGGTGCCACTACATCGGACAACCACCGAAAATACATCGCGAACGACGATGCCTTGAGCAGAAGGTTCGAATCGGTTACGGTGGAAGAGCCGGATAATGAAATGGCATTTCGAATTTTGCAAAGTGTGGGGCAGACCTATTCCGATCATCATGATCTTGAAGTCAATGAGGAAGCCCTAAGAGAATCTATTCGGCTATCAAAACGTTATTTGAAAGAGAAAAGCCTCCCTGATTCCGCCCTGGACCTGGTTGATCGTACCATGGCGGCGGCGAATGTTTCTACACAATCCTTACCCGGCGATTTGGAAGATTTGAACGCCAAAGTCGCCGAGGTGCAAAAAGCGGCCAAAAAACAACTAGAATCGGATAGTATTCAAGCCATCGATTGGGTTTATATTGAACTTAAAAATCGATTAAGTCCCATTGTTTTGGGAAAATTCGATACCGAAGACGCGCTCCGGTTCCCCACTTATAAAGAAAAAGTAGAATACGTCAATTCGATTCTGGTATCGGTAAAAGAACATGCGAAAAAAACCAGAACAGGCATCAGCGAAGAAGACTTGGCGGCAATGGTTTCCGGCATCACAGGAATTCCAGCTGGGAAAGTACAAACCCAGGAACGCGAGCGTTTATTAGAGATGGAAGCCACGTTGAAAAAACGGGTTATCGGACAGGACAATGCCATACAGACCGTTTCGGAAGCGATCATAGAATCACGTTCCGGGCTTTCAAAAGCGGGGCAGCCCATCGGTTCGTTCTTCTTTTCCGGCCCGACGGGTACCGGAAAGACCGAATTGGCAAAATCGTTGGCCGAATTTCTTTTTAACGATGAGACGGCCATCATCCGTTTCGATATGTCGGAGTTTAAGGAAGAACACTCCGCGGCCTTGCTCTATGGGGCACCTCCGGGATATGTGGGGTATGAAGAAGGTGGTGTGCTGGTGAACAAAATCCGCCAAAAACCTTACGCCATTGTATTATTCGATGAGATTGAAAAAGCACATCAATCCGTTTTCGATGTGTTCCTGCAGATATTGGATGAGGGAAAATTAAATGATCGTCTGGGTAAGGTCGGCGATTTTTCCAACGCCGTGATTCTGTTCACTTCGAATATCGGTTCGGATTTTATCAGTAAATCCATCGAAGGTGGTAAAGTGCCTAAATCGGATGAACTGTTGGAAATCATGGCCTCCTATTTTAGACCCGAGTTTTTAGGCCGTATTACCGAGATTGTGCCCTTTGCCCCAATTTCAGAAAAGAATGCACCCACTATATTCGACTTACACCTTAAAAAGGAATTGTTGGTCTTGACTGAAAGACTGGGCATCACCTTGGAAATCGACAAAAAAACCAAAGAACACCTATCGTTAGACGGATTTTCACCAACCTATGGTGTTCGGCCCTTAAAAGCGGTAATACGTAACAAACTGAAACGTCCACTATCCAAAATGATTATTTCCGGCGCCATCAAGGCACCACAAAAGGTAAAAGTGACGTTAGTGAAGGGTGAACTCGATTTTAAAGTCGTGAAATAG